The following proteins are encoded in a genomic region of Saccharopolyspora antimicrobica:
- a CDS encoding branched-chain amino acid ABC transporter permease, which produces MRSVSDLLRYAGLLALAALVLAFPQLAPDAFILSVGVVIMSYAVLATSWNFVGGFTGYISLGHAAYSGLGGYATALLITRTGMNPWLALVAGAVLVALLAIPIGIASLRVRGASFVIVSIALVLITLLVFQSWGALTGGSNGLRVPRPFGEGVLRPEQHERFFYLHAALLALALLCWWIIDRSRFGAGLKAIREDEDKAQSLGVPTFAYKLVVFVISALFTALGGGLYALWFGFLDPVFQFSILAGSYLVLMSLLGGIRSLFGPLLGAVVVGYAVEFFKNQYGDTQLHLVALGVLLAVVVLFMPEGVIPALSGQLRKLRPRATSIREVSQAELAAQRTPEEATR; this is translated from the coding sequence TTGCGCAGCGTTTCTGACCTCCTCCGCTACGCCGGTCTGCTGGCCCTGGCCGCCCTGGTGCTGGCCTTCCCGCAGCTGGCGCCGGACGCCTTCATCCTCTCCGTCGGCGTGGTGATCATGAGCTACGCGGTGCTGGCCACCTCGTGGAACTTCGTCGGCGGGTTCACCGGCTACATCTCGCTGGGCCACGCCGCCTACTCCGGCCTCGGCGGTTACGCCACCGCGCTGCTGATCACCCGCACCGGCATGAACCCGTGGCTGGCGCTAGTGGCCGGTGCCGTGCTCGTGGCGCTGCTGGCCATCCCCATCGGCATCGCCAGCCTGCGGGTGCGCGGTGCCTCGTTCGTCATCGTCTCCATCGCCCTGGTGCTGATCACGCTGCTGGTGTTCCAGAGCTGGGGCGCTCTCACCGGCGGCTCCAACGGCCTGCGCGTGCCCCGGCCCTTCGGCGAGGGAGTGCTGCGCCCCGAACAGCACGAGCGGTTCTTCTACCTGCACGCCGCGCTGCTGGCCCTGGCGCTGCTGTGCTGGTGGATCATCGACCGCTCCCGCTTCGGCGCCGGGCTCAAGGCCATCCGCGAGGACGAGGACAAGGCCCAGTCCCTCGGCGTGCCGACCTTCGCCTACAAGCTGGTCGTGTTCGTCATCTCGGCGCTGTTCACCGCGCTGGGCGGCGGTCTGTACGCGCTGTGGTTCGGCTTCCTCGACCCGGTCTTCCAGTTCTCCATCCTCGCCGGCTCCTACCTGGTGCTGATGAGCCTGCTCGGTGGCATCCGCAGCCTGTTCGGGCCGCTGCTGGGCGCGGTGGTGGTCGGCTACGCCGTGGAGTTCTTCAAGAACCAGTACGGCGACACCCAGCTGCACCTGGTCGCCCTCGGCGTCCTGCTGGCCGTGGTGGTGCTGTTCATGCCCGAGGGCGTCATCCCCGCGCTGAGCGGCCAGCTGCGCAAACTGCGGCCACGGGCCACCTCGATCCGCGAGGTCAGCCAGGCCGAACTCGCCGCGCAGCGCACCCCCGAGGAGGCCACCCGATGA
- a CDS encoding amino acid ABC transporter substrate-binding protein, with product MKTQHGPRFAALLAAASLALTGCLSAGSQAGQDTILIGISLPLTGDFSEPGKGVRRGYEAWAEHVNSRGGLLGRQVELRILDDQSNADRVAADYEKLINQDGADLIFGPFSTRLVIPAAQVAKDYGMLFVEPAGAAEEVFQQGFDNLFYAAPAVAEDHYQHLAEAILAMPPHQRPATAAYAVMDDPFAKGTAHGLKNRLEAAGVRTVADEQYPPNTTDFGSIAAKIADSRAELLVGGTQYQDAVNLIVALRQLGHQPAMAAFSTAPTNPEFPRAIGEHTEGILSPTGYTPAAPYPSNREFVAHFQREHGTEPTEDEANAYTTGQVVAAAVQAVGCADPDPDCQRRLIDWLHTNTVDTVVGPLSWDETGKPQGAHLIQQYVDGRIQIVLPEDAAQTALVHPKPAW from the coding sequence ATGAAAACTCAACACGGCCCCCGATTCGCGGCACTGCTGGCCGCCGCCTCGCTGGCCCTCACCGGCTGCCTCAGCGCCGGCTCCCAGGCAGGCCAGGACACCATCCTCATCGGCATCTCACTACCGCTGACCGGCGACTTCTCCGAACCCGGCAAAGGCGTGCGCCGCGGCTACGAAGCCTGGGCCGAGCACGTCAACTCCCGCGGCGGACTGCTCGGCCGCCAGGTCGAACTGCGCATCCTCGACGACCAGTCCAACGCCGACCGCGTCGCCGCCGACTACGAGAAGCTGATCAACCAGGACGGCGCCGACCTCATCTTCGGCCCCTTCTCCACCCGCCTGGTCATCCCCGCCGCCCAGGTCGCCAAGGACTACGGGATGCTGTTCGTCGAACCCGCAGGCGCCGCCGAAGAGGTCTTCCAGCAGGGCTTCGACAACCTCTTCTACGCCGCACCCGCCGTGGCCGAGGACCACTACCAGCACCTCGCCGAGGCGATCCTGGCGATGCCACCGCACCAGCGCCCGGCCACCGCCGCCTACGCCGTCATGGACGACCCGTTCGCCAAAGGCACCGCCCACGGCCTGAAAAACCGCCTCGAAGCCGCCGGTGTGCGCACCGTCGCCGACGAGCAGTACCCGCCCAACACCACCGACTTCGGCTCCATCGCCGCCAAGATCGCCGACTCCCGCGCCGAACTGCTCGTCGGCGGAACCCAGTACCAGGACGCGGTCAACCTCATCGTCGCGCTGCGCCAGCTCGGCCACCAACCGGCCATGGCGGCCTTCTCCACCGCACCCACCAACCCCGAATTCCCCCGCGCCATCGGCGAGCACACCGAAGGCATCCTCTCGCCCACCGGCTACACACCGGCCGCCCCGTACCCGTCCAACCGCGAATTCGTCGCCCACTTCCAGCGCGAGCACGGCACCGAGCCCACCGAGGACGAGGCCAACGCCTACACCACCGGCCAGGTCGTGGCCGCCGCCGTGCAGGCCGTCGGCTGCGCCGACCCCGACCCGGACTGCCAGCGCAGGCTCATCGACTGGCTGCACACCAACACCGTCGACACCGTGGTGGGCCCGCTGAGCTGGGACGAGACCGGAAAACCCCAGGGCGCGCACCTGATCCAGCAGTACGTCGACGGCCGCATCCAGATCGTGCTGCCCGAAGACGCCGCCCAGACCGCCCTCGTGCACCCGAAACCGGCGTGGTGA
- a CDS encoding SDR family NAD(P)-dependent oxidoreductase, translating to MIDPRLRDRVAVITGATSPLDVGAAIARALARQGCKLVLAETPQGTRTSTEHVRDALRADGAEAESLAIDLTWPDAAPAIFDHAETTFGPVEILINNAAHRVPDTFQPNPVRDLVTIDATGLDAHHAVNTRAPALLMAEFHRRHLRRRADWGRIINVSADTASGTAEEISHSATKNALESLSRAAAAEFGPAGTTVNTISPGPVQTGWLNEATRARLAELSPLRRVGRPDDIADLAVFLASHQARWITGQTIYAGGGKRML from the coding sequence GTGATCGACCCCCGCCTGCGCGACCGCGTCGCCGTGATCACCGGTGCCACCAGCCCGCTGGACGTCGGCGCGGCCATCGCCCGAGCCCTGGCCCGCCAGGGCTGCAAGCTCGTACTCGCCGAAACCCCGCAGGGCACCCGCACCAGCACCGAGCACGTGCGCGACGCCCTGCGCGCCGACGGCGCCGAGGCCGAATCCCTGGCCATCGACCTGACCTGGCCCGACGCCGCACCAGCGATCTTCGATCACGCCGAAACCACCTTCGGGCCGGTGGAGATCCTCATCAACAACGCCGCCCACCGCGTGCCCGACACCTTCCAGCCGAACCCGGTGCGCGACCTGGTCACCATCGACGCGACCGGCCTGGACGCCCACCACGCGGTCAACACCCGCGCGCCCGCGCTGCTGATGGCCGAGTTCCACCGGCGCCACCTGCGCCGCAGAGCCGACTGGGGACGCATCATCAACGTCTCCGCCGACACCGCCTCCGGCACCGCCGAGGAGATCTCCCACTCGGCCACCAAGAACGCGCTGGAATCGCTCAGCCGCGCAGCGGCCGCGGAATTCGGCCCCGCGGGCACCACCGTCAACACCATCTCCCCCGGGCCGGTGCAAACCGGATGGCTCAACGAGGCGACCAGAGCCCGCCTGGCCGAGCTCAGCCCGCTGCGCCGCGTCGGACGCCCCGACGACATCGCCGACCTGGCCGTCTTCCTCGCCTCCCACCAAGCCCGCTGGATCACCGGCCAGACCATCTACGCAGGCGGCGGCAAACGCATGCTCTGA
- a CDS encoding GNAT family N-acetyltransferase — protein sequence MLREDGASDGVVVLRQGTTTVSYAPVTGVPSMAQVLEASGPDVLAALAAELPGWQISVPEQLGRQLVLAGARMVRHAATMHRDLRREPPPPQWAGQTPQAPLRLVPCDRPASALLPAQRQAYPPGHPDSFDGSDQQLLTEMVQPLLSGRVLGPVLDFSALVVDADDQVVAGLVANDFNGTAWIGDVFRRPGAAFAGLGGLLLRRALALAAAQGWPVMGLAVTVGNTAQQRYEKLGFTTTETSMKIVVS from the coding sequence ATGCTGCGAGAAGACGGTGCCTCCGACGGCGTCGTGGTGCTGCGCCAAGGCACCACGACGGTGTCCTACGCGCCGGTGACCGGCGTGCCGAGCATGGCCCAGGTGCTGGAGGCCAGCGGCCCGGACGTCCTCGCGGCGCTGGCCGCGGAGCTGCCCGGCTGGCAGATCTCGGTCCCCGAACAGCTCGGACGGCAGCTGGTGCTGGCCGGCGCGCGCATGGTGCGCCACGCCGCCACGATGCACCGCGACCTGCGCCGCGAACCGCCTCCACCGCAGTGGGCCGGGCAAACCCCGCAGGCACCGCTGCGGCTGGTGCCCTGCGACCGCCCGGCCAGCGCCCTGCTGCCCGCGCAGCGGCAGGCCTACCCGCCCGGGCACCCCGACTCCTTCGACGGCAGCGACCAGCAGCTGCTGACCGAGATGGTCCAGCCGCTGCTGAGCGGACGGGTGCTGGGCCCGGTGCTGGACTTCAGCGCGCTGGTCGTCGACGCCGACGACCAGGTGGTGGCCGGTCTGGTGGCCAACGACTTCAACGGCACGGCCTGGATCGGTGATGTCTTCCGCCGCCCCGGCGCCGCCTTCGCCGGGCTGGGCGGCCTCCTGCTGCGCCGCGCGCTGGCGCTGGCCGCAGCGCAGGGCTGGCCGGTGATGGGCCTGGCGGTCACCGTCGGCAACACGGCGCAGCAGCGCTACGAGAAGCTCGGTTTCACCACCACCGAGACCTCGATGAAGATCGTCGTGAGCTGA
- a CDS encoding ABC transporter ATP-binding protein, translating to MSLVLTDLRLTYPDGDRVLTALDGVSLEVAAGQLVAVVGPSGSGKSSLLAVAATLLRPDAGRVLVDGVDTGGLPAAQRARLRLEKVGIVFQQPNLLASLTAVEQLLAVHHMRGGSVRRQRRAAAELLAAVGLDGKQHRRPHQLSGGERQRVNIARALSGRPAVLLVDEPTAALDHERGAQIVELLAEVTRQHQVATVMVTHDTEHLDQVDEVVEMRDGRLTALSGRR from the coding sequence ATGAGTCTCGTCCTGACCGATCTGCGTTTGACCTACCCCGATGGTGACCGGGTGCTGACGGCCCTGGACGGGGTGAGCCTGGAGGTGGCTGCCGGGCAGTTGGTGGCCGTGGTGGGGCCGTCGGGGTCGGGCAAGTCCAGCCTGCTGGCGGTGGCCGCGACGCTGCTGCGCCCGGATGCGGGGCGGGTGCTCGTCGATGGGGTGGACACCGGTGGTCTGCCGGCGGCGCAGCGGGCCCGGTTGCGGTTGGAGAAGGTGGGCATCGTCTTCCAGCAGCCGAATCTGCTGGCGTCGTTGACGGCTGTCGAGCAGCTGCTGGCGGTGCACCACATGCGCGGCGGGTCGGTGCGGCGGCAGCGTCGTGCCGCGGCGGAGCTGCTGGCCGCGGTGGGTTTGGACGGCAAGCAGCACCGGCGTCCGCACCAGCTCTCCGGTGGGGAGCGGCAGCGGGTGAACATCGCCCGGGCACTCAGCGGGCGGCCCGCGGTGCTGCTGGTCGATGAGCCGACCGCGGCGCTCGACCACGAGCGCGGTGCGCAGATCGTGGAGCTGCTGGCCGAGGTCACCCGGCAGCACCAGGTCGCGACCGTGATGGTCACCCACGACACCGAGCACCTGGATCAGGTCGATGAGGTCGTGGAGATGCGCGATGGGCGGTTGACCGCGCTCAGCGGCCGCCGCTGA
- a CDS encoding branched-chain amino acid ABC transporter permease: MTGSLLLQSLVLGVLLGGLYALLAAGLTLYFGVMRVVMLAHSAFLILAAYLAWWFHQRTGLDPLLSLLVTVPLFFALGVGLQRLLISRLRPATMTMMSVLLTFSLALIVEGVLGLVFSGTHRRIQLPYSGSDLVVLGASIPVVKLIAFTLAAIALSGLYALLKFTRFGWALRATIQHREAAQLVGINTDRTAGLGFGLGLATAAVGGTALALDSTIYPSLHWHWIGPLMAIIVVGGLGSVGGAAIAAMVLGLGQSLLQLPLGTTWAQTLFYVALFATLMLQPRGLFGGRLAQRF, from the coding sequence ATGACCGGATCCCTGCTGCTGCAGAGCCTGGTGCTCGGCGTGCTGCTCGGCGGGCTCTACGCCCTGCTGGCCGCCGGCCTGACCCTCTACTTCGGCGTGATGCGCGTGGTGATGCTCGCCCACTCGGCGTTCCTGATCCTGGCCGCCTACCTGGCCTGGTGGTTCCACCAGCGCACCGGCCTGGACCCGCTGCTCTCGCTGCTGGTGACCGTGCCGCTGTTCTTCGCCCTGGGCGTGGGCCTGCAGCGGCTGCTGATCTCCCGGCTGCGCCCGGCCACGATGACGATGATGTCGGTGCTGCTGACCTTCTCCCTGGCGCTCATCGTCGAAGGCGTCCTCGGGCTGGTCTTCTCCGGCACCCACCGGCGCATCCAGCTGCCCTACTCCGGCTCCGACCTCGTCGTGCTCGGCGCCAGCATCCCGGTGGTCAAGCTCATCGCCTTCACCCTGGCCGCCATCGCCCTGAGCGGGCTGTACGCGCTGCTGAAGTTCACCCGCTTCGGGTGGGCGCTGCGCGCCACCATCCAGCACCGCGAGGCCGCGCAGCTGGTCGGCATCAACACCGACCGCACCGCCGGGCTGGGCTTCGGGCTCGGGCTGGCCACCGCCGCGGTCGGTGGCACCGCGCTGGCCCTGGACTCCACCATCTACCCGTCGCTGCACTGGCACTGGATCGGCCCGCTGATGGCCATCATCGTCGTCGGCGGGCTGGGCAGCGTCGGCGGCGCGGCCATCGCCGCGATGGTGCTGGGCCTGGGCCAGAGCCTGCTGCAACTGCCGCTGGGCACCACCTGGGCGCAAACCCTGTTCTACGTCGCGCTGTTCGCCACCTTGATGCTGCAACCCCGCGGACTGTTCGGAGGCCGACTTGCGCAGCGTTTCTGA
- a CDS encoding ABC transporter permease: MFLAIRDIRFAKGRFALMGSVVGLITLLIVLLSGLTAGLAHQSTSAITQLPATHIAFGAADGQAPEKSFADSSVTAEQLAAYRAAPGVRWAVPLGITQTRLDTPAGGASATVFGVTAEAGLSPAAVVPGELVISRELAEEAGLAVGQRVQAGVEELRIGGIVDDSYYSHTPVAWTALETWSQLRPSRADAAVATVIAADLSDPAAADAAAGTASETLAGSLAGIGSYSSENGSLLMMQSLLYAISALVIGAFMTVWTIQRSGDIAVLKALGGATGYLLRDALAQSVVVLLLGAGLGGAVGVGLGALASQVVPFQLTAATTVLPVALMIVLGMIGAVLAVRRITSVDPLTALGAAR, encoded by the coding sequence GTGTTCCTCGCCATCCGCGACATCCGCTTCGCCAAGGGGCGGTTCGCGCTCATGGGATCGGTGGTCGGGCTGATCACGCTGTTGATCGTGCTGTTGTCGGGACTGACCGCGGGCCTGGCCCACCAGTCCACCTCGGCGATCACGCAGCTGCCCGCCACCCACATCGCCTTCGGGGCTGCCGACGGGCAGGCCCCGGAGAAGTCCTTCGCCGATTCCTCGGTCACCGCCGAGCAGCTGGCGGCTTACCGCGCTGCGCCCGGCGTGCGGTGGGCCGTGCCGCTGGGCATTACCCAGACCAGGTTGGACACCCCGGCCGGTGGTGCCTCGGCCACCGTGTTCGGGGTGACGGCCGAGGCGGGCCTGTCCCCCGCCGCGGTCGTGCCGGGTGAGCTGGTGATCAGCCGGGAGCTGGCCGAGGAAGCGGGGCTGGCGGTGGGCCAGCGGGTGCAGGCCGGTGTCGAGGAGTTGCGGATCGGCGGGATCGTCGATGACTCCTACTACAGCCACACCCCGGTGGCCTGGACGGCGCTGGAGACGTGGTCGCAGCTGCGGCCGTCCCGCGCGGATGCCGCGGTGGCCACCGTGATCGCCGCCGACCTCTCCGATCCGGCTGCTGCCGATGCGGCGGCCGGGACCGCTTCGGAGACGTTGGCGGGGAGTTTGGCGGGTATCGGTTCCTACTCCTCGGAGAACGGGTCGCTGCTGATGATGCAGAGCCTGTTGTATGCGATCTCGGCGCTGGTGATCGGTGCGTTCATGACCGTGTGGACGATCCAGCGCAGCGGTGACATCGCGGTGCTCAAGGCGTTGGGCGGGGCGACCGGGTACTTGCTGCGCGATGCGCTGGCCCAGTCGGTGGTCGTGCTGCTGCTGGGTGCCGGTCTCGGTGGTGCGGTGGGTGTCGGGCTGGGGGCGCTGGCCTCGCAGGTCGTGCCGTTCCAGCTCACCGCCGCCACGACCGTGCTGCCGGTGGCGCTGATGATCGTGCTGGGCATGATCGGCGCCGTGCTGGCGGTGCGGCGCATCACCTCCGTCGACCCGTTGACCGCGCTGGGAGCTGCCCGATGA
- a CDS encoding NAD(P)/FAD-dependent oxidoreductase yields the protein MGAKTDVVVVGGGYAGVMAANRLVQRDDVAVTLINPRPVFVPRLRLHQLVGGTHDAVLDYTDVLAKGVRLVLDTATRIDAAKRRVQLAETGSIGYDHLVYAVGSGNPVLQVPGAAEFAYPVATLEAAQRLREALFDAPSPAAVTVIGGGPSGIETAAELAERGRDVTLVCGGDLGPYLHPKARRTARKYLAKLGADLLEGPGSAVVEVRRDAVELADGRTLTSRITIWAAGFGVPDLAARSGLRTDSAGRLLTDETLTSTDDERIVAAGDCSAPSDLPFRMSAYAAGCLGAHAADTVLQRIAGQQPAPIDLSLPAMCISFGRNTGIFQLGRKDDTALPLYFTGIAGKKLKEVACESSVKHLVTEARKPGSHHWPKDGKHRPALLAAQTAPIA from the coding sequence GTGGGTGCGAAAACCGATGTGGTCGTGGTCGGCGGCGGATATGCCGGGGTGATGGCGGCCAACCGCCTGGTGCAGCGCGACGACGTGGCGGTCACCCTGATCAACCCGCGCCCGGTCTTCGTCCCGCGGCTGCGGTTGCACCAGCTGGTGGGCGGAACCCACGACGCGGTCCTCGACTACACCGACGTCCTGGCGAAGGGCGTCCGGCTGGTCCTCGACACCGCCACCCGCATCGACGCGGCCAAGCGGCGGGTGCAGCTGGCCGAGACGGGCAGCATCGGCTACGACCACCTCGTCTACGCGGTGGGCAGCGGCAACCCGGTGCTTCAGGTGCCGGGCGCGGCCGAGTTCGCCTATCCGGTCGCGACCCTGGAGGCGGCGCAGCGGCTGCGGGAGGCATTGTTCGACGCTCCGTCACCGGCCGCGGTGACCGTCATCGGGGGCGGCCCGAGCGGCATCGAGACCGCCGCCGAGCTCGCCGAGCGGGGTCGTGACGTCACCCTGGTCTGCGGCGGTGACCTCGGCCCGTACCTGCACCCCAAAGCCCGGCGCACCGCTCGCAAGTACCTCGCCAAGCTGGGAGCCGATCTCCTGGAAGGCCCCGGTTCGGCGGTCGTGGAAGTGCGGCGCGATGCCGTGGAACTCGCCGACGGCCGGACGCTGACCAGCCGGATCACCATCTGGGCGGCCGGTTTCGGCGTGCCCGACCTGGCCGCCCGCAGCGGCCTGCGCACCGACTCCGCCGGACGCCTGCTCACCGACGAAACGCTGACCAGCACCGACGACGAGCGCATCGTCGCCGCGGGCGACTGCTCGGCACCATCGGACCTGCCGTTCCGGATGAGCGCCTACGCCGCGGGATGCCTGGGAGCGCACGCAGCCGACACGGTGCTGCAGCGCATCGCAGGACAGCAGCCGGCACCGATCGACCTGTCCCTGCCGGCCATGTGCATCAGCTTCGGCCGCAACACCGGGATCTTCCAGCTCGGCCGCAAGGACGACACCGCGCTGCCGCTCTACTTCACCGGGATCGCGGGCAAGAAGCTCAAGGAAGTCGCCTGCGAATCCAGCGTCAAGCACCTGGTGACCGAGGCGCGCAAACCCGGCTCGCACCACTGGCCCAAGGACGGGAAGCACCGGCCGGCGCTGCTGGCGGCCCAGACGGCACCGATCGCCTAG
- a CDS encoding RNA polymerase sigma-70 factor codes for MDTTHVTGDQATGTFLAHRSLLFTVAYEMLGSVADAEDVLQETWLRWTAADTAEVGEPRAYLVRITTRQALNRLRALKRRRESYVGSWLPEPLLTTPDVATDVELAESVSMALMLVLETLSPTERAVFVLREAFGVDYDEIAAAVGKTRAAVHQIAHRARRHVEARQPRRTVTARQAREAVTAFRQALETRDLQGLLDVLAPEVVAISDGGGIKQATPRPVTGAEKVARFIVGGLTKHEVALTAEPTTINGSPALALHFDGELDGIMALRVEDTRITGLYYVRNPQKLTRLEAETPLTLR; via the coding sequence ATGGACACCACGCACGTAACCGGTGATCAGGCGACCGGAACGTTCCTCGCCCACCGCAGCCTGCTGTTCACCGTCGCCTACGAGATGCTCGGATCGGTGGCCGACGCCGAGGACGTCCTGCAGGAGACCTGGCTGCGCTGGACCGCCGCCGACACCGCCGAGGTCGGCGAACCCCGCGCCTACCTCGTCCGGATCACCACCCGCCAGGCGCTCAACCGGCTGCGGGCCCTCAAGCGCCGCAGGGAGTCCTACGTGGGCTCCTGGCTGCCGGAGCCGCTGCTGACCACCCCGGACGTGGCCACCGACGTCGAGCTCGCCGAGAGCGTGTCGATGGCGCTGATGCTCGTCCTGGAAACCCTGAGCCCGACCGAACGGGCGGTGTTCGTCCTGCGCGAAGCATTCGGCGTCGACTACGACGAGATCGCCGCCGCGGTCGGCAAGACCCGCGCGGCCGTGCACCAGATCGCCCACCGCGCCCGCCGCCACGTCGAAGCCCGCCAGCCCCGCCGCACCGTCACCGCGCGCCAGGCACGCGAGGCCGTCACGGCCTTCCGGCAAGCGCTGGAAACGCGGGACCTGCAAGGCCTGCTCGACGTGCTGGCACCCGAGGTCGTCGCGATCAGCGACGGAGGCGGCATCAAGCAGGCCACTCCGCGGCCGGTCACCGGCGCCGAGAAGGTGGCCCGCTTCATCGTCGGCGGCCTCACCAAGCACGAGGTCGCACTCACCGCCGAGCCGACCACGATCAACGGCAGCCCCGCCCTGGCCCTGCACTTCGACGGCGAGCTCGACGGCATCATGGCGCTGCGCGTCGAGGACACCCGCATCACCGGCCTCTACTACGTCCGCAACCCGCAGAAGCTGACCCGCCTCGAAGCCGAAACCCCGCTCACCCTGCGCTGA
- the trpS gene encoding tryptophan--tRNA ligase, whose amino-acid sequence MTSLIDTAPAARRSAELEQLIQQQPERFRVLTGDRPTGLLHLGHYFGTLHNRVRLQRQGVELMVIIADYQVLTDRDIAEHLQQRVEDLVLDYLAAGIDPQRATIFTHSAVTALNQLLLPFLSLVSVAELGRNPTVKDEIAHSRQNAVSGLMFTYPVHQAADILFGKANLVPVGQDQLPHLELTRTIARRFNDRYRPLFPQPDALLSPAPLLLGTDGTKMSKSRGNAILLSATADETARQIRGAKTDSQRHITYDPQDRPEVASLLLLAALCGDRDPQELAEEIGSGGAALLKKVVTEAVNEHLAPLRARRAELAADRAHLREVLRQGNAAANALAETTLAEVREAMGTHY is encoded by the coding sequence ATGACCAGCCTGATCGACACCGCCCCCGCCGCCCGCCGCAGCGCCGAGCTGGAACAGCTGATCCAGCAGCAGCCCGAGCGCTTCCGCGTGCTCACCGGTGACCGGCCCACGGGCTTGCTGCACCTGGGCCACTACTTCGGCACCCTGCACAACCGGGTCCGCCTGCAGCGCCAGGGCGTGGAGCTGATGGTGATCATCGCCGACTACCAGGTGCTCACCGACCGCGACATCGCCGAACACCTGCAGCAGCGGGTCGAGGACCTGGTGCTGGACTACCTGGCCGCGGGCATCGACCCGCAGCGGGCCACGATCTTCACCCACAGCGCCGTCACCGCGCTCAACCAGCTGCTGCTGCCGTTCCTGAGCCTGGTCTCGGTGGCCGAACTGGGCCGCAACCCGACGGTCAAGGACGAGATCGCGCACTCCCGGCAGAACGCCGTCAGCGGCCTGATGTTCACCTACCCCGTCCACCAGGCCGCCGACATCCTCTTCGGCAAGGCCAACCTGGTGCCGGTGGGCCAGGACCAGCTACCGCACCTGGAGCTGACCCGCACCATCGCGCGCCGCTTCAACGACCGCTACCGGCCGCTGTTCCCGCAGCCCGACGCACTGCTGTCCCCGGCACCGCTGCTGCTGGGCACCGACGGCACGAAGATGAGCAAGAGCCGCGGCAACGCGATCCTGCTCTCGGCCACCGCCGACGAGACCGCCCGCCAGATCCGCGGCGCCAAGACCGACTCCCAGCGCCACATCACCTACGACCCGCAGGACCGCCCGGAAGTGGCCAGCCTCCTGCTGCTGGCCGCGCTGTGCGGCGACCGCGATCCCCAGGAACTGGCCGAGGAGATCGGCTCCGGCGGTGCGGCGCTGCTCAAGAAGGTGGTGACCGAAGCCGTCAACGAACACCTGGCCCCGCTGCGGGCCCGCCGGGCCGAACTGGCCGCCGACCGCGCGCACCTGCGCGAGGTCCTGCGCCAGGGCAACGCCGCCGCCAACGCCCTGGCCGAGACCACCCTCGCCGAAGTGCGCGAAGCGATGGGCACCCACTACTGA
- a CDS encoding LacI family DNA-binding transcriptional regulator, whose protein sequence is MAQRARPRLVDVAQAAGVSIAAASRALSGAAGVSEEIAQRVREVAAELGYVANVHARTLAGGTSTGVGLLVHEIGDPYFTEIASGVLRVAAQRGLTVQIGHTGRDPDAELLQVRTLIANRVRAIVISGSGFVEARVQAPVKRELQEFQAAGGRVAVIGRHHLGTDAVLPDNLAGGRSITEHVLSLGHRRIAFAAGPVALTTVADRLAGAEEALRAAGSRLADLPVIEEAFTRDGGTRATLRILDEHPRTTAVIALNDDMAIGALAALRSRGVAVPREMSVAGFDDVAVAEHLSPALTTVRLPMTDMGEQALLLALKEPSARPRRRTTEHRLVVRDSTAAPRS, encoded by the coding sequence ATGGCGCAGCGCGCGAGGCCGCGGCTGGTCGATGTCGCACAGGCGGCGGGGGTGTCGATCGCGGCGGCCTCGCGGGCGCTGTCGGGTGCGGCCGGGGTCAGCGAGGAGATCGCCCAGCGGGTGCGGGAGGTGGCCGCCGAGCTGGGCTACGTGGCCAACGTGCACGCCCGCACCCTGGCCGGTGGCACCAGCACCGGTGTGGGCCTGCTGGTGCACGAGATCGGCGACCCCTACTTCACCGAGATCGCCAGCGGCGTGCTGCGGGTGGCCGCGCAGCGGGGGCTGACGGTGCAGATCGGCCACACCGGCCGCGACCCGGACGCCGAGCTGCTGCAGGTGCGCACGCTGATCGCCAACCGGGTGCGGGCGATCGTGATCTCCGGGTCGGGGTTCGTCGAGGCCCGGGTGCAGGCACCGGTCAAGCGGGAGCTGCAGGAGTTCCAGGCCGCCGGCGGCCGCGTCGCGGTCATCGGCCGCCACCACCTGGGCACCGATGCGGTGCTGCCCGACAACCTCGCAGGCGGCCGGTCGATCACCGAGCACGTGCTCTCCCTGGGCCACCGCCGCATCGCCTTCGCGGCGGGCCCGGTGGCGCTGACCACGGTCGCCGACCGGCTGGCCGGCGCCGAAGAAGCCCTGCGGGCAGCGGGTTCGCGGCTGGCGGACCTGCCGGTGATCGAGGAGGCCTTCACCCGCGACGGCGGAACCCGCGCCACGCTGCGGATCCTCGACGAGCACCCGCGGACCACGGCGGTGATCGCGCTCAACGACGACATGGCCATCGGCGCGCTGGCCGCGCTGCGCTCGCGCGGTGTGGCGGTGCCGCGGGAGATGTCGGTGGCCGGCTTCGACGACGTGGCGGTGGCCGAGCACCTGTCCCCGGCACTGACCACGGTGCGCCTGCCGATGACGGACATGGGCGAGCAGGCCCTGCTGCTGGCGCTCAAAGAGCCCTCCGCCCGGCCCCGCCGCCGCACCACCGAACACCGCTTGGTGGTGCGCGATTCCACCGCCGCACCGCGCTCGTGA